One Cicer arietinum cultivar CDC Frontier isolate Library 1 chromosome 8, Cicar.CDCFrontier_v2.0, whole genome shotgun sequence DNA segment encodes these proteins:
- the LOC140919059 gene encoding uncharacterized protein encodes MARSNEDGEQECEDMRARLEFAEALAKKHEDQIVDLMNRLNQNHKQASPFHEGIGSSGDRNEEVHRREKWRKLEIPIFAGDDAFGWTHRLERYFLLKEVTEEEKMQATVMALEGKALSWYHWWEKCNPNSNWEGFKIVVVRRFQPLMIQNPFEQLLSLKQTGTLEEYVENFEKYVGAMRTIDQEFVRGIFLNGLKQELQAEVKLYEINSLSEMIQKVLLIEQKNMLINMKPSYSYATRNTGNSHSIPYTKTVTLESKLGSDQRNSSLSGTGQNLSVDSVKNRGGEFKHLTNAEIREKKEKKGYVSGFTTTKSWKVEGIVEGNSVVILIDCGASHNFIATELVGKLKLKVMETPSYLVEVGDVHKVRCKGKIGLAGKFGRNKADFGKLELTVKQGEKVIKIYGNPTLAKTELPFGALMQVLKEEGERLLIQYAAHSSKSQSQEALSQPFLQLLEEYGDLFTDPKELPPIRRHDHAIHLKEGAAIPNLRPYKYPHYQKTEIERLVGEMLDSGVIRPNISPYSSPIILVKKKDGGWRFCVDYRALNKIATPNKFPIPIIEELLDEIGGATIFTKLDLKSGYH; translated from the exons ATGGCCAGATCTAATGAAGATGGGGAGCAAGAGTGTGAAGATATGAGAGCACGTCTTGAATTCGCTGAAGCCTTGGCAAAAAAGCATGAGGATCAAATTGTTGATCTGATGAACCGACTTAATCAGAATCACAAGCAAGCTAGTCCGTTTCACGAAGGTATAGGAAGCAGTGGTGATCGTAACGAAGAAGTTCATCGTAGAGAGAAATGGCGTAAGTTAGAAATTCCAATTTTCGCAGGAGATGATGCTTTCGGGTGGACCCATAGATTGGAGCGATATTTTCTGTTGAAGGAAGTAACTGAGGAGGAGAAAATGCAGGCGACAGTTATGGCATTGGAAGGCAAGGCTCTGAGTTGGTATCATTGGTGGGAGAAATGTAACCCTAATTCGAATTGGGAAGGGTTCAAAATCGTGGTGGTTCGTAGGTTTCAGCCTTTGATGATCCAAAATCCTTTTGAGCAATTACTTTCTCTGAAGCAGACTGGCACATTGGAGGAATATGTGGAAAATTTTGAGAAGTATGTGGGAGCTATGAGGACCATTGATCAAGAATTCGTAAGAGGAATCTTTCTGAATGGACTCAAGCAAGAGCTGCAAGCTGAGGTAAAATTGTATGAAATTAACTCCCTGTCTGAAATGATTCAAAAGGTGTTATTGATTGAACAAAAGAATATGTTAATCAATATGAAACCTAGCTATAGTTATGCTACTAGGAATACTGGGAATTCACATAGCATACCTTATACTAAAACTGTAACCTTAGAATCTAAGTTGGGCTCCGATCAAAGAAATAGTTCACTCAGTGGAACTGGGCAGAATCTGAGTGTCGATAGTGTAAAAAACAGAGGAGGGGAGTTTAAACACTTAACCAATGCtgaaattagagaaaaaaaagagaaaaagggtTATGTTTCAG GGTTTACTACCACTAAATCTTGGAAAGTAGAAGGAATAGTAGAAGGGAATTCAGTGGTAATTTTAATTGACTGTGGAGCTTCACACAACTTCATAGCTACAGAGTTAGTAGGAAAGTTGAAATTGAAAGTCATGGAAACCCCTTCATATTTGGTGGAAGTAGGAGACGTCCATAAAGTGAGATGCAAGGGGAA GATTGGATTGGCTGGTAAGTTTGGGAGAAATAAAGCTGATTTTGGGAAGTTGGAACTCACAGTGAAACAAGGTGAAAAAGTGATCAAAATTTATGGTAATCCAACTCTTGCTAAAACAGAACTTCCTTTTGGAGCCCTTATGCAAGTTCTAAAAGAAGAAGGAGAAAGGTTATTAATACAATATGCAGCTCACAGCAGCAAGTCTCAGTCTCAAGAAGCTCTATCCCAACCTTTTTTACAATTACTGGAAGAATATGGGGATTTATTCACTGACCCGAAGGAATTACCTCCCATTAGGAGACATGATCATGCGATACACCTTAAAGAAGGAGCTGCAATTCCTAATTTAAGGCCATACAAATATCCTCATTATCAGAAAACAGAAATAGAAAGATTGGTGGGGGAGATGTTAGATTCAGGAGTGATAAGGCCTAACATAAGTCcctattctagcccaattattTTGGTGAAGAAAAAAGATGGAGGTTGGAGGTTTTGTGTAGATTATCGTGCATTGAACAAGATAGCTACACCCAACAAATTCCCAATTCCAATTATAGAAGAACTCCTAGATGAAATTGGAGGAGCAACTATATTCACTAAACTGGACTTAAAGTCAGGTTATCATTAA